A genomic stretch from Chitinophaga agri includes:
- a CDS encoding FecR family protein, which translates to MEQDQIRKILERYNEGQCTPEETVVIEQWFDSIGDQYTSPKSEQEIRQDLSTVHRTLISQIQPATPVRSIARSWYYVAAAVTLLVAAATWFFQLKQRAANPAAPEQPLAGKIIESTRTVADGFITINNPKGNREQVILEDGSKIMLNAATRIRYAAHFTGNTRDIYLEEGEAWFDAAPVPENAFTVHAGNVSTTALGTTFNVRAYPHEQQITVALVTGKVKVTTTSQPPVILQPSEQASIDRRSLHVIKTNFNAEETIGWQKGYLIFKDASYEQVRIAIENRYGVTIINESGRKDWTYTGNFKQETLANVIETICLTESLSYTIGKDTVLLKNK; encoded by the coding sequence GTGGAGCAAGATCAGATCAGGAAAATATTAGAACGTTATAACGAAGGCCAATGCACCCCGGAAGAAACAGTAGTCATCGAACAGTGGTTCGACAGCATTGGAGACCAATATACGTCGCCTAAAAGCGAGCAGGAGATCCGGCAGGACCTCTCCACAGTACACCGTACGCTCATCAGCCAGATACAACCTGCCACCCCGGTACGCAGCATCGCGCGTTCCTGGTACTATGTGGCCGCCGCCGTTACCCTGCTGGTAGCAGCAGCTACCTGGTTCTTTCAGTTAAAACAACGTGCAGCCAATCCTGCCGCGCCTGAACAGCCGCTGGCAGGAAAGATCATCGAAAGCACCCGTACCGTCGCTGATGGCTTTATCACCATTAACAATCCTAAAGGTAACCGGGAACAGGTCATATTAGAAGACGGCAGTAAGATCATGCTCAATGCCGCTACCAGGATACGTTACGCAGCGCATTTTACTGGTAACACCCGCGATATCTACCTGGAAGAAGGGGAAGCCTGGTTTGACGCAGCCCCGGTACCTGAAAATGCATTTACCGTACACGCAGGCAACGTCAGCACGACCGCCCTCGGTACCACATTCAATGTACGTGCCTATCCGCACGAACAACAGATCACCGTCGCACTCGTGACCGGTAAGGTAAAAGTAACCACCACATCCCAGCCGCCGGTTATCTTACAGCCCAGTGAACAGGCCAGCATTGACCGCCGTTCGCTCCATGTCATTAAAACAAACTTTAACGCGGAAGAAACGATAGGCTGGCAAAAAGGTTACCTCATCTTTAAAGACGCTTCCTATGAACAGGTACGTATCGCCATTGAAAACAGATATGGCGTAACGATCATCAATGAAAGCGGCAGGAAAGACTGGACCTATACCGGCAATTTTAAACAGGAAACCCTGGCAAATGTGATTGAAACCATTTGTCTGACAGAATCACTTTCCTATACCATCGGAAAGGACACTGTGCTACTAAAAAATAAATAA
- a CDS encoding RNA polymerase sigma factor, whose product MLLQQDSVDAFNVIYERYSHPLYLYILSKIDGAEAGKDVLQDLYTSLWERRHSISINESLKSYLYQSARHKIIDIYRKNSTYRKYLQQLIEHFDVQPGGIAELVDSKARTQDVFETINHLPERMKEIFMLSRIEHQTVEQIAVRLGLSQQTVKNQITKALKILRANHARTDLVLFLLTSQALYSFFTE is encoded by the coding sequence TTGCTGCTTCAACAAGACAGTGTAGACGCTTTTAACGTTATTTACGAGCGTTATAGTCATCCCCTGTACCTCTACATTCTCAGCAAAATAGACGGCGCTGAAGCCGGTAAAGACGTCCTCCAGGACCTATACACTTCCCTGTGGGAAAGACGCCATTCCATCAGCATTAACGAATCGCTGAAGTCTTACCTCTACCAGTCTGCCAGACACAAGATCATCGACATCTACCGTAAAAACTCCACCTACCGCAAATATCTCCAGCAACTGATTGAACACTTTGATGTACAACCCGGCGGCATTGCCGAACTGGTTGACAGCAAGGCCCGTACGCAGGATGTGTTTGAGACCATCAACCATCTGCCCGAACGTATGAAAGAGATATTCATGCTCAGCCGCATTGAACATCAGACAGTTGAGCAAATTGCAGTCAGACTCGGACTTTCACAGCAAACCGTTAAAAATCAAATAACCAAAGCCCTTAAGATACTTCGTGCTAATCATGCCAGAACAGACCTCGTGCTGTTTCTACTCACATCACAGGCCCTGTACTCATTTTTTACAGAGTAA